From a region of the Mycolicibacterium sp. MU0050 genome:
- a CDS encoding DUF2752 domain-containing protein, whose translation MAPDGTQTQRTARYAALGTGVAVAGGLVYVGLVDPHRPGSLFPPCPFKMITGWDCPACGGLRMTHDLLHGDFAGAVADNVFVLVGLPLLVLWGLWRWKRAKPLFTWFTGATVLVALAAWTVVRNLPGFPLVPTVLDG comes from the coding sequence ATGGCACCTGACGGGACGCAGACACAGCGCACCGCCCGGTACGCGGCGCTGGGCACCGGTGTGGCGGTGGCCGGCGGCCTGGTCTACGTGGGGTTGGTCGATCCGCATCGGCCCGGATCCCTGTTCCCGCCATGCCCGTTCAAGATGATCACCGGCTGGGACTGCCCGGCCTGTGGCGGCCTGCGCATGACCCACGATCTGCTGCACGGCGACTTCGCCGGCGCGGTCGCGGACAACGTATTCGTGTTGGTCGGTCTGCCGCTGCTGGTGCTGTGGGGCCTGTGGCGTTGGAAACGCGCCAAGCCGCTGTTCACCTGGTTCACCGGCGCGACGGTGTTGGTCGCGTTGGCCGCCTGGACGGTGGTGCGCAACCTGCCGGGTTTCCCGTTGGTGCCCACCGTTCTGGACGGCTGA
- a CDS encoding TM2 domain-containing protein: protein MPPQYGAQTQYPPPGGYYDPSAPWGRHPMTGEPFSDKSKVVAGLLQLVGLVGICGIGRFYIGQTGLGIAQLLVGLVTCGVGAVIWGIIDAVLILTDRVRDTHGRPLRDGT from the coding sequence ATGCCGCCGCAGTACGGCGCGCAGACGCAGTACCCGCCGCCCGGTGGCTACTACGACCCGTCGGCGCCGTGGGGCCGGCATCCGATGACCGGAGAACCGTTCTCGGACAAGTCGAAAGTCGTTGCGGGACTGCTACAACTCGTCGGCCTGGTCGGCATCTGCGGGATCGGCCGGTTCTATATCGGCCAGACCGGGCTGGGCATCGCGCAGCTGTTGGTCGGCCTCGTCACCTGTGGTGTCGGCGCCGTGATCTGGGGCATCATCGACGCGGTCCTGATCCTCACCGACAGGGTGCGCGACACGCACGGCCGCCCGCTGCGCGATGGCACCTGA
- the lgt gene encoding prolipoprotein diacylglyceryl transferase, with amino-acid sequence MITTTLAYFPSPSQGVWFLGPFPIRAYAVCIIIGIIAALVIGDRRWTARGGEQGVIYDIALWAVPFGLIGGRIYHVLTDWQTYFGSGGAGAMAALRIWDGGLGIWGAVAFGGLGAWIACRRRGIPLPAFGDAIAPGIVLAQAIGRLGNYFNQELYGRETTVPWGMEVFYRRDPSGIIDVHSLNGVSTGQVAAVVHPTFLYELLWNLLVFAALIYIDRRYKIGHGRLFALYVAGYCVGRFGVELLRDDYATEIAGIRINSFTATFVFIGAIVYFILATKGREDPATLRGKAEQPLIEEIAEDLSAVAATTGVVAAATVANREEADEDVGAEREAAEDAEVPAAAETETPEPAIAVDAVGELDTESVAGDGEAEDRGEDSDVAAEPAEEPEESTEDTEGTAEGEPEAESAADADEVEPAAVGELDTDAAEDAVVDAAEEAGADSEDSDAGDEGADVGDEGSDVGDEGAEVEPESVGELDTESVATDGEAEDQGEDSDAAAEPAEEPEESAEDTEGTAEDAETDTEVEPEAESAADADEVEPAAVAELDTDAAEDAVVDAAEEAGADSEDSDAGDEGTDEDAEVEPESVGELDTESVATDGEAEDRGEDSDVAAEPAEEPEDTAEDAETDAEGEPEAESAADADEVEPAAVAELNTDAAEELDADEKRDEEAEDADGAEEAEPDEDEDTLEAEVAEAGVSTATEAEDAQPIDDEHDPLDDDAQDSLDDAEAVVKAETDEADEPGQAPADPEPSPAEAAAAEDSPAETKAKRRWWRRR; translated from the coding sequence GTGATCACCACAACGCTGGCCTATTTTCCGAGTCCCTCACAGGGGGTGTGGTTCTTAGGCCCGTTCCCGATCCGGGCCTACGCGGTGTGCATCATCATCGGGATCATCGCCGCGTTGGTGATCGGGGACCGGCGCTGGACGGCGCGTGGCGGCGAGCAGGGCGTCATCTACGACATCGCCTTGTGGGCGGTGCCGTTCGGTCTCATCGGTGGCCGGATCTACCACGTGTTGACCGACTGGCAGACCTATTTCGGCAGTGGTGGCGCGGGTGCGATGGCCGCCCTGCGCATCTGGGACGGCGGATTGGGCATCTGGGGCGCGGTGGCGTTCGGCGGGCTGGGCGCGTGGATCGCGTGCCGTCGGCGCGGAATCCCGTTGCCTGCCTTTGGCGATGCGATTGCGCCGGGGATCGTGTTGGCGCAGGCGATCGGCCGGCTGGGGAATTATTTCAACCAGGAACTCTACGGCCGCGAGACCACGGTGCCCTGGGGCATGGAGGTGTTCTACCGCCGCGACCCCTCGGGCATCATCGACGTGCACTCGCTCAACGGCGTGTCCACCGGCCAGGTCGCCGCGGTGGTGCATCCGACGTTCCTCTACGAACTGCTGTGGAACCTGCTGGTTTTCGCGGCGCTGATCTACATCGACCGCCGGTACAAGATCGGCCACGGCCGGCTGTTCGCGCTCTATGTTGCGGGCTACTGCGTCGGCCGGTTCGGCGTGGAACTGCTTCGCGACGACTACGCCACCGAGATCGCCGGCATCCGAATCAACTCGTTCACCGCAACCTTCGTGTTCATCGGCGCCATCGTCTACTTCATCCTGGCCACCAAGGGCCGCGAGGATCCCGCGACGCTGCGCGGTAAGGCGGAGCAACCGCTCATCGAGGAGATCGCCGAGGATCTGTCCGCCGTGGCGGCGACGACGGGGGTGGTGGCCGCGGCCACCGTCGCCAACCGTGAGGAGGCCGACGAGGACGTCGGCGCGGAGCGTGAGGCGGCCGAGGATGCCGAGGTGCCCGCCGCCGCTGAAACCGAGACACCCGAACCCGCCATCGCGGTGGACGCCGTTGGAGAACTCGATACCGAGTCCGTTGCAGGCGATGGTGAGGCCGAGGACCGGGGCGAGGATTCCGACGTAGCCGCCGAGCCGGCCGAGGAGCCAGAGGAATCGACCGAGGACACCGAAGGCACTGCCGAGGGCGAACCTGAGGCCGAATCCGCTGCGGACGCCGACGAAGTCGAGCCGGCGGCCGTGGGCGAACTGGACACCGACGCGGCCGAAGACGCGGTCGTAGACGCCGCCGAGGAAGCCGGCGCGGACTCCGAGGACTCGGACGCGGGCGACGAGGGCGCGGACGTAGGCGACGAGGGCTCGGACGTGGGGGACGAGGGCGCCGAGGTCGAGCCTGAATCCGTCGGCGAACTCGATACCGAGTCCGTTGCCACCGATGGTGAGGCCGAGGACCAGGGCGAGGATTCCGACGCAGCCGCCGAGCCGGCCGAGGAACCAGAGGAATCAGCCGAGGACACCGAAGGCACTGCCGAAGACGCGGAAACCGACACCGAGGTCGAACCTGAGGCCGAATCCGCCGCGGACGCCGACGAAGTCGAGCCGGCGGCCGTGGCCGAACTGGACACCGACGCGGCCGAAGACGCGGTCGTAGACGCCGCCGAGGAAGCCGGCGCGGACTCCGAGGACTCGGACGCGGGCGACGAGGGCACGGACGAGGACGCCGAGGTCGAGCCTGAATCCGTCGGCGAACTCGATACCGAGTCCGTTGCCACCGATGGTGAGGCCGAGGACCGGGGCGAGGATTCCGACGTAGCCGCCGAGCCGGCCGAGGAGCCCGAAGACACTGCCGAGGACGCGGAAACCGACGCCGAGGGCGAACCTGAGGCCGAATCCGCGGCGGACGCCGACGAAGTCGAGCCGGCGGCCGTGGCCGAACTGAACACCGACGCGGCCGAAGAACTCGACGCGGACGAAAAGCGCGACGAGGAAGCCGAAGACGCTGACGGGGCCGAGGAAGCCGAGCCCGACGAAGACGAGGACACCCTGGAGGCCGAGGTCGCCGAGGCCGGCGTCAGCACCGCGACCGAGGCCGAGGACGCGCAGCCGATCGACGACGAGCACGATCCGCTCGACGACGACGCCCAGGACTCGCTGGACGACGCCGAGGCCGTCGTCAAGGCCGAGACCGACGAAGCCGACGAGCCCGGCCAAGCCCCTGCCGATCCCGAGCCGTCCCCAGCAGAGGCGGCGGCGGCCGAAGATTCCCCGGCGGAGACGAAAGCCAAGCGTCGCTGGTGGCGGCGCCGCTGA
- the trpA gene encoding tryptophan synthase subunit alpha — protein MSAAGRLGPVFEAARAEQRAALIGYLPVGYPDVPTSIDAMTTLIDAGCDVVEVGIPYSDPGMDGPTIAAATEIALRKGVRVRDSLRAVEAISNAGGHAVVMVYWNLVLRYGVDAFARDLAAAGGLGLVTPDLIPDEADDWFAASEAHDLDRIFLVAPSSTPERLATTVEACRGFVYVASTMGVTGARDAVSNAAPELVSRVKAVSDIPTGVGLGVRSREQAAEIGAYADGVIVGSALVSALGEDLSAMRTLTEELVAGVRQKVTGVTG, from the coding sequence GTGAGTGCGGCCGGCCGGCTGGGCCCGGTGTTCGAGGCCGCACGGGCTGAGCAGCGCGCGGCGCTGATCGGCTATCTGCCCGTCGGCTACCCGGACGTGCCCACCTCCATCGACGCGATGACCACCCTGATCGACGCGGGCTGCGACGTCGTCGAGGTCGGCATTCCCTACTCGGATCCCGGAATGGACGGACCGACCATCGCGGCGGCCACCGAGATCGCGCTGCGCAAGGGCGTGCGCGTGCGGGACAGCCTGCGCGCAGTCGAGGCGATCAGCAACGCCGGCGGCCACGCCGTGGTGATGGTGTACTGGAACCTGGTGTTGCGCTACGGAGTCGACGCGTTTGCCCGCGATCTCGCCGCCGCGGGCGGGCTCGGGCTCGTCACCCCGGACCTGATTCCGGACGAGGCTGACGACTGGTTCGCCGCCTCGGAGGCCCACGACCTGGACCGCATCTTCCTGGTGGCGCCGTCCTCGACACCGGAGCGGTTGGCGACCACCGTCGAAGCCTGCCGCGGTTTCGTCTATGTGGCCTCGACGATGGGGGTGACCGGCGCCCGCGACGCGGTGTCCAACGCCGCCCCGGAGTTGGTGTCACGGGTCAAAGCGGTCTCCGACATCCCGACCGGCGTCGGACTGGGCGTGCGCTCGCGCGAGCAGGCGGCCGAGATCGGCGCGTATGCCGACGGCGTCATCGTCGGTTCGGCCTTGGTGTCGGCGTTGGGTGAGGACTTGAGTGCCATGCGAACGCTCACCGAGGAATTGGTGGCAGGTGTACGACAGAAGGTGACTGGGGTTACTGGGTGA